In Polypterus senegalus isolate Bchr_013 chromosome 12, ASM1683550v1, whole genome shotgun sequence, the following are encoded in one genomic region:
- the LOC120541159 gene encoding butyrophilin-like protein 3 isoform X2, whose translation MCGGTHRKMKAVKEDGRGQFGVNMEPLILLLQLFCVAAGRDPLQIDPHRVSGLLGKDVRLDCTFDRGRTRADLQIHWDRIERSLYKRVHSYHSGRDDLHDQDADYRGRTSLFPEDFSNGNASLLISNVRVADAGAYSCFVVYPSGPEEHRKELVVLAPYTDPELTYDELLDSLTCNSSGGFPLASLSWTHTSGQDYTSASSTQAHLSPMGVYDIHSTLRGDFKKEDMCCSIFNRDLDETKTHCFGRETPVCVHSWRLRRRITKFSSPVTIKLLGLEFNGIPSLMNSCVWAFKNKGDFQNVAKADMEGAVNGKPLEIKLTEFITLKKEKFLKLTDNNGFEDMQECLNRWNEEAKTEKSVFVFVYRCDRVMSVKLKKEIEQLLMDLTTLSGLYPYVVLTFMNRNGSKALETFSWPESLRVFFVHNYTKDDKKRSSARDLTFLEFLQACIVKAGGAEQQRALMR comes from the exons GACGTGACCCACTCCAGATTGACCCTCACAGGGTCTCAGGTTTGTTGGGGAAGGACGTGCGACTCGACTGTACGTTTGACCGCGGCAGGACTCGGGCAGATCTTCAGATTCACTGGGACAGAATTGAGAGGTCATTGTACAAAAGAGTGCACAGCTACCACAGCGGGCGAGATGACCTCCACGATCAGGACGCCGACTATCGGGGCAGAACGAGTTTATTCCCAGAGGATTTCTCCAATGGCAACGCTTCATTGCTGATCTCCAACGTGCGCGTGGCTGACGCGGGCGCATATTCCTGCTTTGTTGTTTACCCGAGTGGCCCTGAAGAGCACCGCAAGGAGCTCGTCGTTTTGG CTCCTTACACGGACCCTGAGCTGACCTACGACGAGCTTCTGGACTCTCTGACCTGCAATTCTTCAGGTGGGTTTCCACTGGCCTCGCTGTCCTGGACCCATACAAGCGGACAAGACTACACCTCAGCCTCCAGCACTCAGGCCCATCTGAGTCCTATGGGGGTGTATGACATTCATAGCACCCTACGAGGAGATTTCAAAAAGGAGGACATGTGCTGCTCCATCTTCAACCGAGACCTCGACGAGACCAAGACGCACTGCTTTGGGCGAGAGACCCCAG TTTGTGTCCACTCGTGGAGGCTTCGCCGTAGAATCACCAAGTTTTCATCGCCCGTGACGATCAAACTGCTCGGCCTGGAATTCAATGGGATTCCCTCCCTGATGAACTCCTGCGTGTGGGCATTTAAGAACAAGGGCGACTTTCAGAATGTGGCCAAGGCGGACATGGAGGGCGCCGTAAACGGAAAGCCCCTCGAGATCAAACTGACGGAGTTCATAACCCTGAAGAaggaaaagtttttaaaattgacAGACAACAATGGCTTCGAGGACATGCAGGAGTGCTTGAACAGATGGAATGAAGAAGCCAAGACGGAGAAGAGCGTTTTTGTGTTCGTGTACAG GTGTGATCGGGTCATGtctgtaaaactgaaaaaagaaattgaGCAGCTGCTTATGGATCTGACGACTTTAAGTG gtctGTATCCTTATGTCGTCCTCACATTTATGAACCGAAATGGATCAAAAGCCCTGGAGACCTTTTCCTGGCCAGAATCGTTGCGGGTTTTCTTTGTCCACAATTACACCAAGGACGACAAGAAGCGGAGTAGCGCCCGAGACCTCACATTCCTGGAGTTCCTGCAGGCCTGCATTGTCAAAGCAGGAGGTGCCGAACAACAGAGGGCACTGATGCGCTGA
- the LOC120541159 gene encoding butyrophilin subfamily 3 member A2-like isoform X1 produces MCGGTHRKMKAVKEDGRGQFGVNMEPLILLLQLFCVAAGRDPLQIDPHRVSGLLGKDVRLDCTFDRGRTRADLQIHWDRIERSLYKRVHSYHSGRDDLHDQDADYRGRTSLFPEDFSNGNASLLISNVRVADAGAYSCFVVYPSGPEEHRKELVVLAPYTDPELTYDELLDSLTCNSSGGFPLASLSWTHTSGQDYTSASSTQAHLSPMGVYDIHSTLRGDFKKEDMCCSIFNRDLDETKTHCFGRETPGAGAASPTYFALLGVFCVLMAVTLCATLAVYYRDHLPHSVCVHSWRLRRRITKFSSPVTIKLLGLEFNGIPSLMNSCVWAFKNKGDFQNVAKADMEGAVNGKPLEIKLTEFITLKKEKFLKLTDNNGFEDMQECLNRWNEEAKTEKSVFVFVYRCDRVMSVKLKKEIEQLLMDLTTLSGLYPYVVLTFMNRNGSKALETFSWPESLRVFFVHNYTKDDKKRSSARDLTFLEFLQACIVKAGGAEQQRALMR; encoded by the exons GACGTGACCCACTCCAGATTGACCCTCACAGGGTCTCAGGTTTGTTGGGGAAGGACGTGCGACTCGACTGTACGTTTGACCGCGGCAGGACTCGGGCAGATCTTCAGATTCACTGGGACAGAATTGAGAGGTCATTGTACAAAAGAGTGCACAGCTACCACAGCGGGCGAGATGACCTCCACGATCAGGACGCCGACTATCGGGGCAGAACGAGTTTATTCCCAGAGGATTTCTCCAATGGCAACGCTTCATTGCTGATCTCCAACGTGCGCGTGGCTGACGCGGGCGCATATTCCTGCTTTGTTGTTTACCCGAGTGGCCCTGAAGAGCACCGCAAGGAGCTCGTCGTTTTGG CTCCTTACACGGACCCTGAGCTGACCTACGACGAGCTTCTGGACTCTCTGACCTGCAATTCTTCAGGTGGGTTTCCACTGGCCTCGCTGTCCTGGACCCATACAAGCGGACAAGACTACACCTCAGCCTCCAGCACTCAGGCCCATCTGAGTCCTATGGGGGTGTATGACATTCATAGCACCCTACGAGGAGATTTCAAAAAGGAGGACATGTGCTGCTCCATCTTCAACCGAGACCTCGACGAGACCAAGACGCACTGCTTTGGGCGAGAGACCCCAG GTGCAGGTGCAGCATCACCAACATATTTCGCGCTGCTCGGGGTCTTCTGTGTACTGATGGCTGTCACGCTGTGTGCGACTCTCGCCGTCTATTACAGAGACCACCTGCCCCACTCGG TTTGTGTCCACTCGTGGAGGCTTCGCCGTAGAATCACCAAGTTTTCATCGCCCGTGACGATCAAACTGCTCGGCCTGGAATTCAATGGGATTCCCTCCCTGATGAACTCCTGCGTGTGGGCATTTAAGAACAAGGGCGACTTTCAGAATGTGGCCAAGGCGGACATGGAGGGCGCCGTAAACGGAAAGCCCCTCGAGATCAAACTGACGGAGTTCATAACCCTGAAGAaggaaaagtttttaaaattgacAGACAACAATGGCTTCGAGGACATGCAGGAGTGCTTGAACAGATGGAATGAAGAAGCCAAGACGGAGAAGAGCGTTTTTGTGTTCGTGTACAG GTGTGATCGGGTCATGtctgtaaaactgaaaaaagaaattgaGCAGCTGCTTATGGATCTGACGACTTTAAGTG gtctGTATCCTTATGTCGTCCTCACATTTATGAACCGAAATGGATCAAAAGCCCTGGAGACCTTTTCCTGGCCAGAATCGTTGCGGGTTTTCTTTGTCCACAATTACACCAAGGACGACAAGAAGCGGAGTAGCGCCCGAGACCTCACATTCCTGGAGTTCCTGCAGGCCTGCATTGTCAAAGCAGGAGGTGCCGAACAACAGAGGGCACTGATGCGCTGA